Proteins found in one Paenibacillus sp. FSL R10-2782 genomic segment:
- a CDS encoding winged helix-turn-helix transcriptional regulator, whose protein sequence is MRNRKGGFGECPDGKDQACPVEYTLDVIGGKWKGVLLYHLMYGTKRFSEFRRICPGITQRMLTLQLRELEEDGVVHREVYQQVPPKVEYSLTEFGKTLTPIINLMKDWGEEYKAKHRSSESCMEPSKLDL, encoded by the coding sequence ATGCGTAATCGGAAAGGCGGCTTTGGAGAATGTCCCGATGGAAAGGACCAGGCCTGTCCCGTGGAGTACACCTTGGATGTGATTGGAGGCAAATGGAAAGGAGTCCTTTTATATCATCTAATGTATGGAACCAAGCGTTTTAGCGAGTTTCGGCGGATCTGTCCGGGGATTACTCAGCGCATGCTCACGCTCCAGTTACGCGAGCTGGAAGAGGACGGTGTAGTTCACCGTGAAGTCTATCAGCAGGTTCCTCCCAAAGTCGAATATTCTCTAACCGAATTTGGAAAAACTCTGACTCCGATTATTAATTTAATGAAGGATTGGGGAGAAGAATATAAAGCCAAGCATCGTTCATCTGAAAGCTGCATGGAGCCATCCAAGCTCGACTTGTAG
- a CDS encoding ABC transporter substrate-binding protein: MLKKKSFFILAAMMLVLSVFISACGGNNNGSNSASSSGDQQESASTGEKNADTTDGQTRIFKTAKGDIQIPVKPQRIVTDFYGGELLSVGANVVGVEPTAFQNPFLTDLLKEKGTKEVGDPTNLEKTLVLKPDLIVVMKDTNYEALSKIAPTLYIPYGTTTNIYDTVKLFGDITGEKEKAEQFIAAFDKKAAEGRERLKGVIDPKATFGLYELTDKNALWIFGDNAGRGGQAVYNALKLHMPKKTTNSKEQTVQLSLEVLPQYAADYMFLTTYDPENKGDALKQLKSSAVWGNLPAVKNNRVFFNDFDTYYRYDPIAITGQIDMIVDMLIEREAENKAKK, translated from the coding sequence ATGTTGAAGAAAAAATCGTTTTTTATTTTGGCTGCTATGATGCTTGTATTGTCTGTATTCATTAGCGCTTGCGGCGGAAACAACAATGGAAGTAATTCTGCTTCATCTTCAGGAGATCAGCAAGAGTCAGCTTCCACTGGAGAGAAAAATGCTGATACGACAGACGGGCAGACGAGAATCTTTAAAACGGCCAAAGGGGATATTCAAATTCCAGTCAAACCGCAGCGCATTGTAACGGATTTTTATGGTGGAGAATTACTGTCCGTAGGAGCTAATGTGGTAGGTGTGGAGCCGACTGCCTTTCAAAATCCTTTTCTAACTGATTTGCTTAAGGAAAAGGGGACCAAAGAGGTGGGTGACCCAACCAATTTGGAGAAGACGTTGGTGCTCAAACCCGATCTGATCGTGGTGATGAAGGATACCAACTATGAGGCGCTGTCCAAAATTGCACCTACACTGTATATTCCATACGGAACGACTACGAATATTTACGATACGGTCAAGCTGTTTGGAGATATCACCGGGGAGAAAGAGAAGGCAGAGCAATTTATTGCTGCATTTGATAAAAAGGCTGCCGAAGGCCGCGAACGTCTTAAAGGCGTCATTGATCCCAAGGCTACCTTTGGTCTGTATGAGCTGACGGACAAAAACGCTCTTTGGATTTTCGGTGACAATGCAGGTCGGGGAGGACAAGCGGTATACAATGCACTCAAGCTGCACATGCCGAAAAAAACGACCAACTCCAAGGAACAAACCGTACAGCTTTCGCTGGAGGTATTGCCACAGTATGCAGCAGATTATATGTTCCTGACAACCTATGACCCGGAGAACAAGGGAGATGCGCTTAAGCAGCTGAAGTCGTCCGCTGTGTGGGGGAACCTGCCTGCGGTGAAGAACAATAGAGTATTCTTTAACGATTTTGATACGTACTATCGCTATGATCCGATCGCTATTACCGGACAGATTGATATGATCGTGGATATGCTGATTGAAAGAGAAGCAGAGAATAAAGCGAAAAAATAA
- a CDS encoding LacI family DNA-binding transcriptional regulator: protein MTTIKDIARVAGVSVTTVSRALNGYEDVNEGTRRKIMQVAKDLNYSPNILARGLVMNKSKTIGLLVSGLNRQSAKDHFTFEVLSGINECVSEKDYDLVLFSTNSTKQREKTYSQLCRERRVDGVILSGIKTDDPYLQEVIDSDIPCILIDIPIWTDTVGYVTTDNVLGAKKAVDYLIRLGHSHIGMMNGHNQAFVSERRLEGYRESLESAGLTFNPEWVVNGAYDEDTAKEEAVKLLTLYPEMTAIFCASDLMALGVLKAAKQLDRKVPEQLSVAGYDDIQLASYASPPLTTVSQDKFQLGYQAATMLIQMLEGSGQPHAMTLETQLVERESTMKR from the coding sequence ATGACGACAATTAAAGATATCGCGCGCGTTGCCGGGGTTTCCGTCACTACAGTCTCCAGGGCTCTCAACGGGTACGAAGATGTCAATGAAGGGACCCGCCGCAAAATTATGCAGGTGGCCAAAGATTTGAATTACAGCCCCAATATTCTAGCGAGAGGACTCGTCATGAATAAGTCCAAGACGATTGGACTGCTTGTATCCGGGTTGAATCGGCAAAGTGCCAAGGACCATTTTACATTCGAGGTCTTATCAGGGATTAACGAATGTGTGTCGGAAAAAGACTACGATCTGGTCCTGTTCAGTACCAACTCGACGAAGCAAAGAGAAAAGACGTATTCCCAGCTGTGCCGGGAGCGGAGAGTGGATGGAGTCATTTTATCGGGAATTAAAACGGATGACCCATATCTTCAGGAGGTGATAGATAGCGATATTCCCTGTATCCTGATTGATATCCCAATTTGGACGGATACGGTAGGTTATGTGACGACGGATAATGTGCTTGGTGCAAAAAAAGCAGTGGATTATTTGATAAGGCTCGGTCACAGCCATATTGGGATGATGAATGGGCATAATCAGGCTTTTGTAAGTGAGAGGCGGCTGGAAGGATACCGGGAGTCACTGGAATCGGCAGGATTAACGTTCAATCCGGAATGGGTTGTCAATGGGGCGTATGATGAAGACACCGCCAAAGAGGAAGCCGTTAAACTGTTAACACTTTACCCCGAAATGACGGCTATCTTTTGTGCGAGCGATCTGATGGCGCTGGGAGTTCTAAAAGCAGCGAAGCAGCTTGACAGGAAAGTGCCCGAACAGTTGTCGGTTGCCGGATATGATGACATTCAGCTTGCGTCTTACGCGAGCCCGCCTTTGACAACCGTATCACAGGATAAATTTCAGCTCGGCTATCAAGCGGCCACGATGCTGATTCAAATGCTGGAAGGCAGCGGACAGCCACATGCCATGACCCTGGAAACACAACTGGTTGAAAGAGAATCGACAATGAAACGATAA
- a CDS encoding amylo-alpha-1,6-glucosidase, protein MEYRVIKENDLFLLTDTKGNIPEDHPYGLGLYTKDTRFLSRLDLRINGQEPVLLSSDAAENYMATILLTNVQTEIDGKLELWRESVEVERTRFIYDDVLYERIKLTNYYPKQITFELSVHMDADFADMFVVRGFQSGELGKRTGTKAANQSLIFSYQGADQVCRATAVTWDRPEQAADANGDVFFRITLDHGASEVITFTVQPQIGEAVVTKPMKPEDALKQLKQVYEVWDQQTAKVQTDHDLIQRLVDRGLKDLKVLLTDLGYGAFPVAGLPWFGVPFGRDSLIASLQMLPFNAQVAKGTIRTMAARQGESVDPWRDEQPGKIMHEIRYGELANTNQIPFTPYYGTIDATPLFLMLITEYARWTGDLEFVQELEPNIIRALEWIDLYGDRDDDLFVEYHQESSKGIANQGWKDSGDSIVHRNGEYAKTPIALSEVQGYVFQAKMGIADLYEALGRNEESSRLREEARRLKNKFDEAFWMEEHQYYAIALDENKHQVGTITSNPGHLLLSGMLDDSRADAVANMLVSRKMFSGFGIRTMGEGEAAYNPMSYHDGSIWPHDNSMIILGLSKTGRQQQANQVMKGLIDAAAHFEYERLPELFCGYDSSIGKVVPYPVACSPQAWAAGTPLIFIQSLLGLFPNGIKKQIHLSPVLLDGMNELTVSNIAIGSGVLSIRVERSGEREISWSVLENTTNYKVITD, encoded by the coding sequence ATGGAATACAGAGTAATTAAAGAAAATGACCTGTTTTTATTGACAGATACGAAAGGGAATATTCCCGAGGATCACCCCTATGGATTGGGATTGTATACGAAGGATACCCGATTTCTCAGCAGGCTGGATCTGAGAATTAACGGTCAGGAACCCGTTTTGCTATCCTCGGATGCAGCAGAAAATTACATGGCCACCATTTTGCTGACCAATGTGCAAACGGAAATCGATGGCAAGCTGGAGTTATGGCGTGAATCGGTTGAAGTAGAACGGACCCGTTTTATTTATGATGATGTACTGTATGAGCGCATTAAGCTGACGAATTATTACCCGAAGCAGATTACATTCGAGCTGAGTGTTCATATGGATGCCGATTTTGCAGATATGTTTGTCGTTCGTGGTTTTCAGAGCGGTGAGTTGGGGAAAAGAACCGGAACGAAGGCCGCGAATCAGTCTCTAATCTTTAGTTACCAGGGAGCTGATCAGGTTTGCCGGGCCACCGCTGTTACATGGGACCGGCCAGAACAAGCCGCTGATGCAAACGGAGATGTCTTTTTTCGAATTACTTTGGACCACGGAGCATCTGAAGTGATTACGTTCACAGTGCAACCACAGATTGGAGAAGCCGTCGTAACGAAGCCGATGAAGCCGGAGGATGCGTTAAAGCAGCTCAAGCAGGTTTATGAGGTATGGGATCAGCAAACCGCTAAAGTACAGACAGATCATGATCTGATTCAGCGGCTTGTGGACAGGGGCTTGAAGGACTTGAAGGTGCTGCTGACGGATTTGGGCTATGGCGCGTTTCCGGTCGCTGGACTTCCCTGGTTTGGTGTCCCATTTGGCAGAGACAGCCTCATCGCATCCTTGCAAATGCTTCCCTTTAATGCGCAGGTCGCGAAAGGTACTATTCGCACAATGGCTGCCCGGCAAGGGGAATCTGTAGATCCTTGGCGTGACGAGCAACCGGGGAAAATCATGCATGAAATCAGATACGGTGAGCTTGCGAACACGAATCAGATTCCGTTCACTCCATACTATGGCACCATTGATGCGACTCCGCTGTTTCTGATGCTGATTACAGAATACGCCAGATGGACTGGGGATTTGGAATTTGTGCAGGAGCTAGAACCCAATATTATCAGGGCGCTGGAGTGGATCGATCTCTATGGTGACCGGGACGATGATTTGTTTGTGGAATATCATCAGGAATCAAGCAAAGGCATAGCCAATCAGGGCTGGAAGGATTCCGGCGATTCCATTGTTCACCGCAATGGAGAGTATGCCAAAACGCCGATTGCTTTAAGCGAGGTGCAGGGCTACGTCTTTCAGGCCAAAATGGGCATTGCTGATTTGTATGAAGCTCTTGGCCGCAATGAAGAATCCAGTAGGCTCAGAGAGGAGGCCCGGCGCCTGAAAAACAAATTTGATGAGGCTTTTTGGATGGAGGAGCATCAATATTATGCTATCGCTCTGGATGAAAACAAGCATCAGGTGGGCACCATTACATCAAACCCTGGACACTTGCTGTTGTCGGGAATGCTGGACGACTCCAGGGCGGATGCGGTAGCCAACATGCTGGTCTCACGCAAAATGTTCTCCGGTTTTGGGATTCGGACGATGGGAGAAGGAGAAGCCGCCTACAATCCGATGAGCTATCATGATGGAAGCATTTGGCCGCACGATAACAGCATGATTATCCTTGGACTCAGCAAAACTGGTCGTCAGCAGCAGGCGAATCAGGTGATGAAAGGGCTGATTGACGCTGCTGCTCATTTTGAATATGAACGATTGCCTGAGTTGTTCTGCGGTTATGACAGCTCAATCGGGAAGGTCGTCCCTTATCCGGTGGCTTGTTCTCCACAAGCATGGGCGGCGGGAACGCCTCTCATATTTATCCAGTCCCTGCTTGGCCTGTTTCCAAACGGGATCAAAAAACAAATCCATCTCTCACCTGTCTTGCTTGACGGGATGAATGAGCTGACGGTTTCCAATATCGCTATCGGCAGCGGCGTGCTGTCCATCCGTGTAGAAAGAAGCGGTGAGCGTGAAATATCCTGGTCCGTGCTGGAGAATACAACGAATTATAAAGTTATTACTGACTAA
- a CDS encoding ABC transporter substrate-binding protein, whose product MKAIRWFVIVAVMTALSASLLAGCGSGQKQGAGGKVEITFAGWGSTPEETKLLDQVLADFEQSHPNIKVKHEVIADQYMDVIKTRLIGGKGPDVFYLDAIEAPGLIETGVLEPLNHYVTPDFDMNDFEKPMIQAFQKNGNIYGFPKGYSTLALLYNKKMLKEAGVEVPTTWDELRAASRKLTKGTKVYGFGQNPELARTFFIAQSLGGQVVKNGRANFTTPEVLNALQPYVDQHLIDKTAAQPSDVGAGWTGEMLGQGKAAMVLEGNWAIPFLKSTFPNIDFGTAEVPTIHGKKGTMAFTVGYVMNAASTKKQASWELISYLTGKQGMKTWTSKRFELPTRKSVAKELGYDKDPILGPLVAGAPYATVWSEGSTLPTIFNNFNNQFVSAYIGERPLKEALQEAQDQANGEIGFQLYD is encoded by the coding sequence ATGAAAGCGATCAGATGGTTCGTAATTGTGGCCGTGATGACCGCCCTGTCCGCCAGCTTGCTGGCGGGCTGTGGCAGCGGACAGAAGCAGGGTGCAGGCGGAAAGGTAGAAATTACTTTTGCAGGCTGGGGCTCTACCCCGGAAGAAACCAAACTGTTGGATCAGGTGCTCGCTGACTTTGAACAAAGCCATCCGAATATTAAGGTGAAACATGAAGTGATCGCCGATCAGTATATGGATGTGATCAAAACCCGTTTAATTGGCGGCAAAGGCCCGGACGTATTTTATTTGGACGCTATTGAAGCCCCGGGACTGATCGAAACTGGGGTTTTAGAACCGCTTAACCATTATGTAACCCCTGATTTTGATATGAATGATTTTGAAAAGCCAATGATTCAGGCATTCCAAAAGAACGGAAACATATACGGCTTTCCGAAGGGATATTCGACGCTTGCGCTCTTATACAATAAAAAGATGCTGAAAGAAGCGGGTGTGGAAGTTCCGACAACATGGGACGAGCTGCGGGCGGCTTCACGTAAATTAACGAAAGGAACCAAGGTGTACGGTTTCGGACAAAATCCGGAGCTTGCGCGCACATTTTTTATTGCCCAATCGTTAGGTGGACAGGTGGTTAAGAACGGCAGAGCCAACTTCACCACTCCGGAAGTGCTAAATGCTCTTCAGCCTTATGTGGATCAGCATCTGATCGACAAGACGGCAGCCCAGCCCAGTGATGTTGGCGCCGGGTGGACCGGCGAGATGCTTGGTCAAGGGAAAGCGGCCATGGTGCTGGAAGGGAACTGGGCGATCCCATTCTTGAAAAGCACCTTCCCGAACATTGATTTCGGGACAGCGGAAGTGCCGACGATTCATGGTAAAAAAGGGACAATGGCCTTTACGGTTGGATATGTGATGAATGCGGCTTCCACCAAAAAGCAGGCTTCCTGGGAGCTGATCTCCTATTTGACCGGCAAACAGGGGATGAAAACCTGGACGAGCAAAAGATTTGAGCTTCCGACCCGCAAATCAGTCGCCAAGGAGCTGGGATATGATAAAGACCCGATACTCGGACCGCTCGTTGCAGGTGCCCCTTATGCGACTGTCTGGTCAGAGGGTTCTACGCTTCCAACGATATTTAATAACTTTAACAACCAATTTGTAAGCGCTTATATCGGGGAAAGGCCGTTGAAGGAGGCGCTTCAGGAGGCACAGGACCAGGCCAATGGGGAAATTGGATTCCAGCTCTATGACTAA
- a CDS encoding sugar ABC transporter permease has translation MNRGVSKRAFKEAAQGYLFLLPTLFVLLFFIIGPIFYAIYLAFHKVQLLGVSSSEFTGMRNFTRIMVDNRAHIAIWNTVKYVIIVVPIQTILSMVMAAVLNAGLKGQKIFRVIYFLPTLTSSAVLTLIFMWMFNQSGLINELLSAVGLPIYNWLGDPRVALNAIMGMNIWSTAPFFMVIYLAALQDIPSSLYEAAELDGANAFQKFWNITMPSLRPVTSFVVIMGLIGTFQLFDQSYIFSAGSGGPNNSTLTVVLLIYQYAFKNLGTMGYAAALAMTLAVIILLATLIQRRFSKEESLN, from the coding sequence ATGAACCGGGGTGTTTCCAAAAGAGCGTTTAAAGAGGCGGCTCAAGGGTATTTGTTTCTACTACCGACCTTGTTCGTGCTGCTCTTTTTCATTATTGGACCGATTTTTTACGCCATTTATCTTGCATTTCATAAAGTGCAACTACTTGGCGTTTCCAGCTCGGAATTTACGGGTATGCGAAATTTCACCCGTATCATGGTGGATAACCGGGCTCATATAGCCATTTGGAATACGGTGAAATATGTCATTATCGTCGTTCCGATTCAGACTATTCTGTCGATGGTCATGGCCGCCGTTTTGAATGCGGGCCTGAAAGGACAGAAGATATTCCGGGTCATTTATTTCCTTCCCACATTAACATCATCCGCCGTACTAACGCTCATCTTTATGTGGATGTTCAATCAGAGTGGTCTCATTAATGAACTTTTGAGTGCAGTAGGGTTGCCAATATATAACTGGCTGGGTGATCCGAGGGTGGCGCTTAATGCCATTATGGGGATGAATATTTGGTCGACGGCTCCCTTTTTTATGGTTATTTACTTGGCGGCATTGCAGGATATTCCGAGCTCTTTATACGAGGCCGCCGAATTGGATGGGGCGAACGCTTTCCAAAAATTTTGGAACATTACGATGCCCAGTTTGAGGCCTGTGACCTCTTTTGTCGTCATTATGGGATTAATCGGAACATTCCAACTGTTCGACCAATCCTATATTTTCTCGGCGGGATCAGGCGGTCCGAACAACTCGACGCTTACCGTCGTTCTGCTAATCTATCAATATGCCTTTAAAAACCTGGGTACGATGGGGTACGCCGCTGCGCTGGCGATGACCTTGGCCGTGATCATTTTGCTGGCAACGCTAATCCAACGCAGATTTTCCAAGGAAGAATCTTTGAACTAA
- a CDS encoding carbohydrate ABC transporter permease, which translates to MNRRIGIGKIILYLILIGYAAVTLVPFFWALSSSFKPLEEIVSGKISFIPKVFTLDNYRMIFIQQPLFGRWLLNSLMIGVAITALNLLFNSMAGYALARLNFPGKNLLFIIILGVLMIPAQVTMIPNFLILKGFGWLDTYQGMIIPSMISATYIFMMRQFFVSFPKELEEAAEIDGLGRFGAFFRIVLPLARPALAAQIIFVFMGSWNDFMKPLIVMSSPEMFTLPLGLNTFKGQYISYWNYIMAASMISTLPILVIYAFFNRYFIKGITFTGGK; encoded by the coding sequence ATGAATCGTCGAATAGGCATCGGGAAAATCATATTGTATTTGATTCTCATCGGTTACGCTGCCGTTACGCTTGTCCCGTTTTTTTGGGCGCTGTCGTCGTCATTCAAACCGTTGGAAGAAATCGTGAGTGGAAAAATCAGTTTTATTCCCAAGGTGTTTACCTTGGACAATTATAGAATGATATTTATCCAGCAGCCCTTATTCGGTCGCTGGCTGTTGAACAGCCTGATGATCGGTGTAGCGATTACTGCGCTGAATCTACTGTTTAATTCTATGGCCGGCTATGCGCTTGCCCGCCTGAATTTTCCGGGAAAAAATCTGTTGTTCATCATCATCCTGGGTGTACTAATGATTCCGGCTCAGGTTACGATGATACCGAATTTCTTGATTCTGAAAGGCTTTGGTTGGCTGGATACGTATCAAGGAATGATCATTCCCTCCATGATCAGCGCGACGTATATTTTTATGATGCGCCAGTTTTTTGTCAGCTTTCCGAAAGAACTCGAAGAGGCCGCCGAGATTGATGGTTTAGGGAGGTTTGGCGCTTTTTTTCGCATCGTTCTTCCGTTGGCTCGTCCAGCATTGGCTGCGCAGATCATCTTTGTGTTCATGGGGTCATGGAATGACTTTATGAAGCCGCTGATTGTGATGTCCAGTCCTGAAATGTTTACCTTGCCGCTTGGACTGAATACGTTCAAAGGCCAATATATCAGCTATTGGAATTACATTATGGCGGCTTCCATGATATCTACGCTGCCGATCCTTGTTATTTATGCATTCTTTAATCGTTACTTTATTAAGGGAATCACGTTTACGGGCGGCAAATAA
- a CDS encoding stalk domain-containing protein gives MKRRTLLISMIALLLFSSSAWAAEDESTSRIRSYDSGSLIQSDGSLWLWGYNQSVPTRVEDKPNVVRTYSNIIHEGDLVFTLQDHSAWYVPRNNISEPVKFNSLEGLQNIVDVRSLNDHVLALSAEGTVSSADRIENDSNFAPFQTLSGIDEVTELDSYYEERPQYEERWLFLKKDGSVWKNTRSLQGFEPVPSLKDTTAISKNIALKKDGTVWTWPKVFEKNATPSEALSASQIQALSDIKIIKTNGSSNLAIDRQGRLWFWGETVTGYSDSTTYHNENNPVLLTGIKDVKDVFIVERSILALTTGGNVYEASLEGEKLSSTVPFKLLAKNIQSIQAGLRHVIMQKTDGTLWGWGVNKHAQLGIGDYEFLYSTPVPVQKPILVLLNDTPVPLSNGVITRNEQAFIPLRSVFDKLGAEVTYDFNSKIAEINQSKTGANPVSLQINLKNGQTTMNGKVVKLTNPPFTVNGIGYLPLRLISETLGAKVDWIQKEDTIVITTKS, from the coding sequence ATGAAAAGACGTACTCTGTTAATCAGTATGATCGCGTTGTTATTGTTCAGTTCCAGTGCATGGGCGGCCGAAGATGAATCGACGTCCCGTATTCGCTCCTATGATTCCGGGAGTCTGATTCAATCCGATGGGAGCTTGTGGTTATGGGGCTATAATCAATCCGTACCGACTCGTGTAGAGGATAAGCCAAACGTCGTCAGAACATATTCGAATATAATCCATGAAGGCGATCTGGTATTTACCTTACAGGATCATTCCGCCTGGTATGTGCCAAGAAATAATATTTCTGAACCCGTAAAATTCAACTCTCTGGAAGGACTACAGAACATCGTAGATGTGCGTAGCTTGAATGATCATGTACTCGCCCTAAGCGCCGAAGGAACCGTATCATCTGCTGATCGAATCGAGAATGATAGCAACTTTGCTCCTTTTCAAACCCTATCCGGCATCGACGAGGTTACAGAATTGGATAGTTACTATGAAGAAAGACCGCAATATGAGGAACGCTGGCTCTTCTTGAAGAAGGACGGAAGTGTATGGAAAAATACAAGGTCCTTGCAGGGCTTCGAGCCTGTTCCATCATTAAAGGATACTACTGCTATCTCCAAAAACATAGCCTTAAAGAAAGACGGTACTGTATGGACATGGCCCAAGGTATTTGAAAAAAATGCTACCCCCTCCGAAGCTTTATCTGCATCGCAGATTCAAGCCTTATCGGACATCAAAATAATTAAGACCAATGGGAGTTCCAATCTCGCGATTGATCGACAAGGACGGTTATGGTTCTGGGGTGAAACGGTCACAGGTTACTCGGATAGTACAACCTATCACAACGAAAATAACCCTGTATTGTTAACAGGTATAAAGGATGTTAAAGACGTCTTTATCGTTGAACGCTCTATCCTTGCACTGACGACAGGCGGGAATGTATATGAAGCGTCCTTGGAAGGTGAGAAATTATCGTCCACTGTCCCTTTTAAATTACTCGCCAAAAATATTCAAAGCATCCAGGCTGGATTACGGCATGTGATCATGCAAAAAACAGACGGCACCCTATGGGGCTGGGGGGTCAACAAACATGCGCAGCTTGGCATAGGGGATTATGAATTTCTCTACAGTACGCCGGTTCCTGTACAAAAGCCGATTCTCGTCCTTCTCAATGATACACCTGTCCCCCTAAGTAACGGTGTCATTACCCGCAACGAGCAGGCGTTTATTCCCCTTCGTTCTGTTTTTGACAAGCTGGGGGCCGAGGTCACTTATGATTTTAACAGCAAAATAGCGGAAATTAATCAGTCTAAAACAGGAGCCAATCCCGTCTCTCTGCAAATTAATCTTAAAAACGGGCAGACAACGATGAACGGTAAAGTTGTGAAACTCACAAATCCTCCCTTCACTGTAAACGGCATTGGCTATCTTCCGCTCCGGCTGATCAGCGAGACGCTAGGGGCCAAAGTAGATTGGATTCAAAAAGAAGATACTATCGTAATTACGACGAAATCGTAA
- a CDS encoding cyclodeaminase/cyclohydrolase family protein: MSELSWSDSIGHFLREAGSAAPTPGGGSVSALAAALGAAMTSMTASLTQGEKYAHVHGQITEVIHSMENLSARCEELMTADIQSFEQYMTVLRLPKETDEEKRYRTHSLQTAVIAAIEVPMRLLEVCRDGMQRAYSIVELSNKNVISDLGIGAILFEAAAQSALLTVEINLASLKDLDAKLAYEAKTAALIHEIGQIKAQTLLIVRSRITG; the protein is encoded by the coding sequence ATGAGTGAACTGTCGTGGAGCGATTCCATCGGACATTTTCTAAGAGAGGCTGGAAGTGCAGCACCTACTCCCGGCGGAGGAAGTGTATCCGCACTGGCAGCGGCACTGGGCGCGGCTATGACCTCCATGACCGCCAGCCTTACCCAAGGAGAAAAGTACGCGCATGTTCATGGTCAAATCACTGAAGTGATTCATAGCATGGAAAATCTGTCTGCGCGCTGTGAGGAACTGATGACCGCAGATATTCAATCCTTTGAACAATACATGACCGTATTGCGCTTGCCCAAAGAAACAGACGAAGAAAAACGCTATCGTACCCATTCCCTACAGACCGCGGTGATCGCCGCCATTGAGGTGCCGATGCGTTTACTGGAAGTATGCCGGGACGGAATGCAGCGTGCCTACAGTATTGTGGAACTGTCCAACAAAAATGTCATTTCTGATCTCGGCATAGGCGCGATTCTGTTCGAGGCTGCCGCCCAATCCGCCCTGCTCACCGTTGAAATCAACCTTGCTTCACTGAAAGATTTGGATGCCAAACTCGCCTATGAAGCGAAAACGGCTGCGCTCATCCATGAAATTGGACAAATCAAAGCGCAAACCTTATTGATCGTACGCAGCCGAATAACGGGCTAA
- a CDS encoding bifunctional 5,10-methylenetetrahydrofolate dehydrogenase/5,10-methenyltetrahydrofolate cyclohydrolase translates to MAIIMKSKEAAEQVYASIRNKVEQMKQQGHRPHLATLLVEGDPASAYYARTKQKIAEKLGISFHLHTFDRHVSEAELLHLIGSLNEASHVHGIMLELPLPQHLSASAIKQSIAPYKDIDGITPGNKLATVTGESGLYPATPQACIELLKHYGHTLAGKNVTLVGIGQTVGLPLFHMLQRENATVTACHAGTRDIAEHLSHADIAFVAVGCPDVITQDMVHPGLILVDAGINETLEGTIVGDAALDVGEKVHAISPVPGGVGTLTTAILYKNLLKAIDLQQYSREVAYS, encoded by the coding sequence ATGGCTATCATTATGAAATCCAAAGAAGCAGCTGAGCAAGTGTATGCATCGATCCGTAACAAAGTAGAACAAATGAAACAGCAAGGGCATCGCCCTCATTTGGCAACACTGTTGGTAGAAGGTGATCCGGCCTCTGCCTACTACGCCCGGACCAAGCAAAAAATAGCGGAGAAGCTGGGCATCTCCTTTCATCTTCATACCTTTGACCGCCATGTAAGCGAAGCTGAACTCCTTCACCTGATCGGCAGCCTGAACGAAGCCTCTCATGTTCATGGTATTATGCTGGAATTGCCTCTTCCCCAGCATCTATCCGCCTCAGCGATTAAACAATCCATCGCCCCGTACAAGGATATTGATGGAATTACCCCAGGCAACAAGCTGGCTACCGTTACAGGTGAAAGCGGATTGTATCCCGCTACGCCTCAAGCCTGCATTGAGCTGCTCAAACATTACGGTCACACATTGGCAGGCAAAAATGTCACCCTTGTCGGCATAGGACAGACGGTGGGACTTCCCCTTTTTCACATGCTGCAAAGAGAAAATGCCACCGTTACCGCCTGTCATGCAGGCACACGTGATATTGCGGAGCATTTGAGCCATGCAGACATTGCCTTCGTTGCAGTCGGTTGCCCTGATGTGATTACACAGGATATGGTTCATCCCGGTTTGATTTTGGTAGATGCGGGAATTAACGAGACGCTGGAGGGAACAATAGTGGGGGATGCTGCTTTAGACGTTGGGGAAAAGGTACATGCCATTTCTCCGGTTCCCGGCGGTGTCGGCACATTAACAACTGCGATTTTGTACAAGAATCTGCTCAAAGCAATAGATCTGCAACAATACTCCAGAGAGGTGGCCTATTCATGA